The Lates calcarifer isolate ASB-BC8 linkage group LG19, TLL_Latcal_v3, whole genome shotgun sequence genomic interval ACATAAAACCTTAAACTGCCCACAGTTCCAGAGGTGAAAAAATACTATACAAGTAACAGTTGTTTACAGATGTTTCAATCAATCCATTTCTGGTTGTTGGTTCTCGCTGTGAAGTTTCTGGCTCTGATTCCTGCTGTCCATAGAGATCTGAGAGATGACTGTGTTTGAACACCCTTCCCCCTTTCCTAACCTTTTAATGTGGGACACGATGAACCTTCGAAACTTCCTTGTGGCGAAGAAATAAACTACAGGGTCCAAAATGCAGTTGAGGCCCATGAGAAGCAAGGTGATCTGATGCGCGTCGTTGAGCATCTGAAGAGTATCCTGGTCCCAGTCCACGTGGCCCCAGCCGTTTTTGATCTGCAACACCGCCAGTGTCCAGAAACCTTGGATTACGTGGTGgggcaggaaacacagagaaaacactccCACCACTGCCAGCAACATCTGGAGAGCCCTCCGTTTCACCCCTCTGGGCCTTTGAGCTGCAGAGGACATGGTCCTGTGGGACTTCCTGGATGTAATTGTAGCAGATCTGAAATTCCGATTGAGGAGGTTTTTGAGAGAGTAATGCCCGAGCAATAAGGGAATTGCACAccacaacaagaaaaaagatgacaaaaaacatTGCAATTATTGCAAAATGAAAGGCAGCCACTGTTTTCTTCTGCACATCTGTTTCACTCTGGTACCCCTCAAAACAACGAGTGTTGTTGTTCTCGTCAGTGTTGGTCCCTGGCGATACCAGAAATGGAACAGCCATCGCTACGGTCAATGCCCAGATGACAATGCACACGATAATCCCACGGCGCCTATGGTCTGAGGAGGCTGCGTCCAGAGGCCGGGTAACTGCCCAGTACCGGTTGACACTGATGGCTCCGAGGAAGAGAATGGAGCAGTAGGTGTTGATGAAGAACAATGACCCCGTCAGCCGGCACATGAAGTCTGTGTAGACCCAGTTACCGTGTCGACTGTAATAGCCGACCCAGAAGGGAAGGGCGCACACAAAAAGGAGATCGGCGATGGTTAGGTTGGTCATGTAGATGCGGATTTCGCCCATGGCCTTAGCTTCCCGGAGGGACTGCAGGACGAACAGCACGTAGAGGTTAGCAAAGAGGCCCAGGATGAAGATGATGCCATAGGCAACTGGGAAGAGGACATAACGAAACTCAGAGTCCAAGAATGAGACATTGCTGGCTGTAGGGACCGGACCAGAGTTTCCTGTCACGACAGCTCGTTCTGTGGTTGGATcaaacatgtctgtctgtggaagACAAAACATATTAGTACCGGTGTAACATAACATGAAGCGTTCTAGTGGTGCTTTTACTTCAAAGGGGCTTATCTGAGCAGCAGACGTGATCCAAGCTATCTACAGGAGTTTCACTTTGATGGTCAGATTAGAACAAAGCGGTTAGGGTCGGttagaaataaacacatatgaAAGTGgtttgaggtgtgtgtgtcgggTGGTGTCATTGAAGAAGATTTGTTTGCAGAGCTGctctttaatatttttgttgccCATTGCTGTTACttatggacattttttgagacaCTTGTGCAGTTCTCAAAACTTTAAGATGAACACACCAACACCCACCAAGTGTTACTTATTCAAACCATTTAACCATTGTGTCAAAGGCATATCCGTCCACATGTCCCTTTCTTGTTGCTAAAATAAAGCCagtcaaatgtcaaatgaacTGTGACAGCACAtgaaagacattaaaattaggtttctttgtgttatttttcagtcaGGTTTGCATACAATAACCTAATAATAAGGTCGAACATCCTCTAAAGCCAACTAAATAAAATCATAGAGGACAACCGATCAACAGTCTGTTCACAGGTTTCTCTCATTCACAGTTCACCTTCCTGTAAATGTGAACTATGACAGACAGAACTATTTAGAAAGGAAGAACAAAATGTAAATCCTCTTCTAACTCTCCTTGTCTGACATTTGGccttataacacacacacatggtgcaACCCTCCTGAACATGTCTGTGCTTTGACATCCTCATTGGCAGTATGTTGACTcatcctttctcctcctctgtgtctacCTCTCCCCCTGATCTAGTACATCACACACAGTATATTACTGTCACATCCTCCCCTCTGTATCAGAGGCCTGTTGTCCCCTCTGGAGTCTGCCTGGTCCACATAATCAGAACAACTGTGGCACAGAAAACTTGGCATTTGTGAAATGATCCCCTGTAAAGTGACACTGCACTAACATTTCAAGATGAAGACATTGCTACTGTGACACTACCAGTTTGAGAGGTTTTCGTGTTAAGGCAAATGTGCTAATGAGCATGTCTGAGGTGTTGAAGAATTTGACAGAAAAGCTGAGAGATAAATTTTTTGGTCAACAAAACTAACTCAATGCTACTACTAGCTCGTACGTAGAAATGgctgtttttattctctgaGGCGTATTTTCTCTGTTAGATTCAAATTATCTCTTCCAGGAAAACAGCACAGCATAGCACAGTATTTGAAATATCTGTCACAGATCATTGATAAAGTGGAACCTGTGACCACTGAGGTTTATCGCCCAGATCATAAAAAGATGATTAGTCAAACACAGAAGGTTGATACTGAAAGAGGTACTGCTATTACTCCTTTCATGTGACTGAACTAAATCATGTCAGGCAAATATGTAACAATTTTTATTACATCACTCAACATTCACAATCCCAGTAGAAGAGTGTTATTTCAATAAAAGTGAGCAACGTCTCAGAATCAAAATAGAAAGTCACAGAGCTGAGCAAAGGTTCAATTGCCTCGTGATCCTTGGACTATACTATAAATGAACAGACTTTTAGAATTGCAAACTCTAAGCCCCCTAAGGCTTTGGAGCATTTGCCAGCATTTGTTTCTGCAATTACAATAAATCATGACCAGGTAATGTTAGAAAGGTAGGTGTCATCCATGCTGTATGTTCATTTACAGTAAGACAGTAAGCTTGTTGTTTTCATAACAGATGACAAATTCATACACCCCCATTGGAAAATTGGGCAGAAATGTTTCCAGGTATATTAGCACTTAGAAACTTAAACATGTTTGATGACTCATTTCCAGCCAGTTTAGTCTGTCGCAATTAATTAACACTGAATTTTTAAAAGTGCACAGTCTGGTCAAAACACTGTACACCTTGTTTTCTAGATGACACAATTAGAGAAGTTGTTCTAATGTACACAcagttgttttgtatttaaaatgacCCATATTAATAATGtgatcattttctgtctctgatttGACAACCTAGCCATGGATACATATACCAGCCATATAGACACCCCCTGGCTTGTGATGAAGAAATgcaagtgaagtgaagtgaagcaacaacaaaaacgGAAGCAGGGATCATTTCATGCATCTCCCTTTTTTGACTTGGTTATTTGAATCTCAAAACAagcaacatatatatatatatatatatatatatatatatatatatatatatatatatattatatatatacatatatatatatatatatatatatatatatatatatatatatatatatatatatatatatatatatatatatatatatatatatatatatatggtaaCACACTCTAATATACCATGTCTTCAACATAGTAAAAGTTCACACTTGTTATTGTTTTTGGTGCCATTTTATCTGATAGGACACCCTTCTATAAGGGTTTATAAGCTGTAATTAATGCCTTTATTAATGGTTAATCAGTGATTCACTTAATGATAACGTAATAATGAGAGTAATGTTTGaggagaaaaatgtcacaaaaaaataaattataatttgCCAATCATATCCCAAAATTTTAACTttattacaattaaaaaaataataataataattttgtaatGATATCgaaaaaagaaagatagagagaaagtATAAAAGGTGACCTTTTCTATAACGATATTTGATCGATTCATACATTGACCAATCTTTCAGCACTATAGAAATCAAAAAGCAATCACCAGAAATCAATCTAGTTTTCAAAATTAAAAGCTTTACTCTCAACAATGGCTTTCTTTGTGCCCCACCTTAAAATTGGTTATTTGATTGCTAATGATTGACTCTCTGCTAACTGGTGAGTTTTCGGATCATCCAGCTTGCTCTATTTTTGATTTACCTACATCAGCTCCACAGTTTTAAACAGGTTTAACTGTATAAGGCTTCATCTACACGCCATGACatgtcgtttttttttttttttttttttttttttttttttttttttttttttttttgtctttttgttaagAAGAAGAGTACAAGCGCAAATTAGACTTACCAGACTGCTTCTTCTCCTCTAATATCTCTCAGGATGAGAACAATATGAATGCTTCGTTCGCTCTGACGTTCATCTAAAGCACTGTTAGTTTGTCAGACGAGGTGTGCGTGTCATGATCAGTGGGAGTGTTTGATGAAGGAGGTGTGAACTTCTTTAAGTTTTCTTGGGAAAACCCCACGTGGTGCAACCagcacactcacatttacagcTTCCCGTCTTGGTTCCTGTCCGTCAAAATGAAAGGAGTTGCCCACTTTGGAGCAATCGTGGGGTTTTGCAGTCGGTATTTCCTCGTtccagtgttttattgtttagaGCGCGTGAAGACGACTGCGATAATATGGTGTAGTTCATTAAATCATGATTCTTCTGTGGCACAAGTTCGACATATTAGAAAGCTATAATGGGTCATTTTCACAACATAGTCTAATGTTTGAttaaattcattaattcattagaATTAAAAACACTTATCCCCTCAAATTGTCACAGCActgcaaaactgaaaaagtcaGTCTGagcaagttttattttattttcataaccAACATTATACTTTTAATTAACGCCTGTAAATAATTTACAGGCTGTCAGATGTCTAATGAAACAAGTTTATAATCTCTAAGTCATGACTGGGGTTAGTAGCCTGAATGATGACAATTAACTGCTTTATTTGCATAAATAGAAATTTGATTGATGTTGAACTTAATGTCATCTGTATGTTCTTTAGTCATAGTTCATCTGGGACCTGCATTTTAAGGAGCAATGGCTTTTTTAGTCAGTAGCACACCCACTATGTCTTCACCTAATGTTGGCAAACTACATAAAATCatataacaaaacacacaaatacacatatgcTTGTGTGACCAAAGGATGAAACAATgctttgatgtgtgttttcattattaatattaaattgTGATTGTCATTGATGcccaaaggtgtgtgtgtatttcataaATTTACAAAAGGTACTCAGGGATAAGTACTTACAAATACATAATATACCTAGCTAGCTTTAGCCTACCATTGATTTATTGTGTGGTGCTCTTAGCCCCTACAAAACCCAATTTTCATTAATATTATCCAGATAAATCCCTAGTGCATGTAATAATGACAAGAGGTTAAACTGGTTCTTAGTCATCAGCAGCTGAGGCAAAGGTGTAGTAATGTATTTTAACCACATGGGGGAGAAAGAGGCTAATAAAAAAGGGGGGTAGTGCACAGTGGTGGAGTGATTCTAGTCCAGGTGAAGCTCCACACAGCTCTCTGTGAACTACATGAaccacctctctctttctccctccctctctcagggTGTAGTTCAAAGCAGCACCAACACACCCCTCCCGTGGTAAACATTTAATTCCACCTCCTATGTACAAGCACACAACGCAACACGTCCTCCTCTCCCTGGTGCCACAGTGTAATTCCTAGATTAAGGTTAACGAGCCTCCCCAACCTTATTGCTGTTATTATGGCTTGGCAGTGGAACAAGAGAGCAGAGCTTTTTGGTGGTTGTGCCCTGCATGATTGCCAGACATGCTGTGCCACTGCTTGGTATACAGGCTTACACTGTAAAAATCTTTTCACATGCATCTTGTTGCTCGCGGTTTGGGTGTGGATTCAAAAGATTCCACAGCAAGTCACTGAGATTTGTCTTGGTCATGAAATGGAGAGCAGCTTATGTGAGATGTGGTTTGGTTTCAAAGTATCATATTAGATATGTGTAACCATAAACAAGTATTTAAACATATCTTAAACTTATACACATGAGTTTTGTTCAAGTCATGTGACTTGAAATGATGAGTTGAATAAATTAATTTCTGAGTGTTCGGATCTTTAGAAATATATTAGCATAGCATAGTTAGCATGCTTTGTTTGAAGGTTAAAACTCTCCAGAAACCATGTTTCTtgtaattaaagaaaatacaaatgataaAAAGTTGCTGTATCTTTTAACACTAAGTGAACATTTTAGTTCAacatttcaacatgttttttgttgtcgttgttagccctgttagcttagcttagcttagcttagcttagcaaaaaaAATTGCCAGACTGgctgtctccctctgtttccagtctttgtgctaagctaagctaaccagctgctggctgtggcttTATATTTACCCTGAAGACTAAATTAACTCATTAGTTAATCTGTTTTTCTGGAGCAGATGTGTGCATTGACTCTAAAAGATGCTAAATTGACTCTCTGCAGGAGCAGAGACAGCCCATGTGACAAAGGAGGAACTGGCTTCACAACTGGTGGGCAGAGTtgacaagctgtaaacacaacactgacatattatcaccttttaaaTAAGTATAGCAAGCTTGTTAACATCCAGCAGATACTGGAGTAACATTATCataacattaacagtaacaaAATGGTGCCATGAGAGTGGTGAAagcaaaccaaaacagaaaatttgaCAATCCAGACAGCGAAACACTGACCTGAAACTCATTATATCAGTGAACTTGACTTAGctggttttacattttaacaactAATGATCTGACTTTGAACAAATCATTCAAGTTTAGCAGGCAAAGGTTTGTTCTTTTAAATTGAAGCAGGTTGCAGTGTTTTGCAGTGTAAAGTTGGATTCAAATATAGACTTCCCATGTTACACTGGCAGTAGTGATATGCTTCACAAATTCTACCATAGGCTTTACACCTGCCTCTGGCTCCTGCCTGCCACTCGATTCCTTTTTCTTAAATGGGCTCTTCTGAGTGGCCTCCAAATGGCcctgaaaaaatggaaaaataatcaGATACAGATTCTTGCAGGTGATCCCTGATGTTCTGCACTGCTGCACAAGGCAGTCCAAGGAATTCTTTCTCTCAAGGAGTGGTTGACTTTCAGTCCAGGTGTGCAGAGACACATTGAGGGAATGCTGCCAGCACctaaacagctttttttttttttttttttttttgtatgggATAGCACACTATTGCCTTGGAAGAACTATATAGACAGAAGTCAGACTCATGCATTCCTCAGGGAGGCAGGCAGGAAGGGAGGGAGCTGCCTGTTTGGAGCTCTTCTTGTCCCATTAACACCTTTTCACAGTTGCTCCTTTACCTGACCTTGATCCATGGCACATTGCCTTTGGCTGACATGAAATGCCCTGGTGGGATATTTTACAGTCAGGAAGGCCGTGGCTGCGTGCTCAGGCCcttcagaaagaaagaaagtattAGGGACGAGACTCAAGAAATAGGTAGCGTTTTACTGCACATCTTGCCTGGCAGAGGGTTCTTGGCAGACCAGAGAGTGTAGGTCTCTCTCAGGCAGATTTACTGCATGCCAGAAGCTGAGGTTTGAGGAATGTCCCCCtgcagtgagaaagagagggccATGTGAGGGTGAGCTAGACAGGCTGAGGCATCTGTACTTCAAAATAATAGGACCTGACAGCAAGACAGGAACTTTTTCATACCTATCAAAGGAtttggatctctctccctctcatggGACATTCGGTCTATTTCCTTATTGAGacataaaaaccacaaatatcTCAACTCAGCAGGAAATGCTGGACATCCTCCACTGGCGATTTACCTCAGAGAGAGTGTCATGATTTTGTGCAATTGAGATTGATATGACATTATTGAGCAGCTCTTCAAACTTAGCTGCACACTACATAGATGTAAGGTTAACATGTTGTCAGTGCTTGATGACTTTGGATAAGTACATGTTTCCCTACATGACAAGCTGCCCCACATTTTTGATCCACCCGAGTTACATCTGTTTAAATACCAGCCATAACCCACTCTGAGAGCACAGTGAATTAAGCACATTAATCCTTATCCTCACTGTAAAAAGGACATAAAGCAGGAAAGCTCCAGTATAAGCCATATTGTGGCATTAAATCATCCTacttttggtttcattttatttcttacatGCTCATTTTGCAGTCAAAATACTATTGTCAGGTGACTATTGACCCAATCCTTGCACTCTGTACTATTGGCTGCTTGTAATTTTGGTGATCTACACAGGATTATTTGAGATTAGTCTGCTGTTTCAGTCTCTGCGAGTCCCTCTGGATAAGATAAAATACCTAAAATGTGAAACGCAAACAGCAAAATCATGTGGGTTTCCTTTTGAAAGACAATCTGTTAGGTAATTTGATTATGATTTGTGCTGTTCGCCCACAAATTCTTATTGCAACAAACAAGTTAATGTTTCTGGCTGGTGAAGGATGTTTGTGATTAGGAAGGATGTTGGCCAGAACACAGCTCTTCCTGATTCAGCTTGTCTGCATGTCCCACAGTATGCACTGTAGGGGGATTACATTCCCTGAAACCTTGTCCTCGTGCACGAGATCGCAGCCTGTATTatgcatttgcatttatatCTTTTGATGTATTAAGGCAAATTCCCCAAATGACAGGAACTTGTCTGTGCATGAGCCAAACCTCTCAAGATGGATGAAACATGACCGATACACATCCTCATAAAAAGAAGCATTTTCCATGCCTGTCTTTACTTATATGTCATCTCACTATGTCTATTTgttttgttggatttttttttttttttttttgtgctttgctTCATCATAGATCAAGGGTTGTTGCACTGTCTACACCAGACCAGAGCCTctggaaaatgaaagagaagcCCATATTCTACAACTATatttctctcccactctgtctttgtctttgaaGACATATTAATGTAAGAAATATGCAGAAACACataacatttatacacacattcacatatatATTCACATACACCTGTGCTTGGCTTTCTTGCTGTGGCATTGAGGTGTCTGGGCATGCCTGGTTATGCCTTTAGCTTACAGCAGCCTCTGAAAGGATTTAATTTCTCTTTGTTGACTTGGTATCTTTGGCCTTTTCCCCATCTGGAGAGAGCAACAGTGTGACATTATGTATACCTCACCTAGCCCGTTATGTCAAGTGATATGAGTAGAACATTGTGGCTATTTGAGAGGTAGGGATGTCtaacaagaaagaaacaaaggcTTGACTGTGAGAATCCCGACAAGGGGCCGTTTTTAATTGCGCAATCTTTTAAGTCACACTGACGCCGTCAAGGTCACTGATAAATGCTAGGCTTTTGACGTCCTACAACTGTATCTTCCAGCCTCTCCCTTTCTCAGAGAGCAACAATGTCCTGTTGATGTTACTTTTCAATGGCGGCCAGGCAGcatagattttgtttttgataataGAGCAAAGTCCTAAAATGATGGCGGTGGTTATAACCCCCCCCCTGCTGCCAAATCAAGCGGTGTTTCGCAAGAATCAGTCCAAACAGTTCAAgagatacaaaaacaaacagtgtgtgtgtgtgtgtgtgtgtgtgtgtgtgtgcgtggtgtgCGTAGGCAGGGCTTCACCTGGTTGTCTGGATGCCTTTCACATTCATAAGGATCAAGAGGTATTTTGTCATCACACTGAAATAATTTCCACAGTTACGTAACTAAAAAGATAATAAACCCACAATGAAGAATTTACTGCCCCGCCATAATCACGCTGtaataacagagaaaacaatacACCTCAGTTACAGTTATCATGCAGCATTACTACAGAGCACTTGAAGATAGCATTCTCAGTGGCAGCAGTTAAAAGCCAAGGAGTATGTATCAATGTTCTGGTACAGAGATAGTGGAGAGGTTGCACTGAGTGACAGCAGAGATCGAtccatgtgtctgttttgagGGTCAGGCTGTCTGAGCTGCTCCGGGTTTGGACTTGAAAATGGTTCAAGCCCCTGAATGACCCAGCAACTCTCAACAGTAGACTGAGAATAGTTAGGCCTTGATAAGAAGTAGTGATTGTGGCGCTGTTTCACCTACTGTATTCACCACAACAATCAGGAAAATGCAAAGCTGATCagattgttttaataaatacacTGAGGTATACTGgtataaaaatgcattttttaaagattcataGTTGTCAAATTGGGGCCTAGGTTGTTGGTTGCATGCATGGAGACTTGCATGGACTTGGAGAACCTGTTCCTTAAATTCCACATTAAACACAGTGATGCCACATGTATTTCTTTACCTGACACCACAAAAGTTGCATATCTTTATTTATGGCATTTAGTATCACATGCAGAGTAATCAGCATCTTTGTGGCAGTCAGTTTCTTTATGGAAACTAGAATGCAACCGAAAAAGCTTTATAATGATACAGTAGGGATTTATAACATGTCTGTGCTACTGGAAAGTACATTTATAGTCatcttatttgtatttttgcctCCTTTGCTTACTTCAGCCCTCTAACATTGTTACAGGTGTTACTCATTGAGTTTATGGTGACTTAATACTACTTTTGGTATTTAATTCCTGTATCACTACTTTTAATAATGCAATAGG includes:
- the ptafr gene encoding LOW QUALITY PROTEIN: platelet-activating factor receptor (The sequence of the model RefSeq protein was modified relative to this genomic sequence to represent the inferred CDS: deleted 1 base in 1 codon) gives rise to the protein MFDPTTERAVVTGNSGPVPTASNVSFLDSEFRYVLFPVAYGIIFILGLFANLYVLFVLQSLREAKAMGEIRIYMTNLTIADLLFVCALPFWVGYYSRHGNWVYTDFMCRLTGSLFFINTYCSILFLGAISVNRYWAVTRPLDAASSDHRRRGIIVCIVIWALTVAMAVPFLVSPGTNTDENNNTRCFEGYQSETDVQKKTVAAFHFAIIAMFFVIFFLVVVCNSLIARALLSQKPPQSEFQICYNTSRKSHRTMSSAAQRPRGVKRRALQMLLAVVGVFSLCFLPHHVIQGFWTLAVLQIKNGWGHVDWDQDTLQMLNDAHQITLLLMGLNCILDPVVYFFATRKFRRFIVSHIKRLGKGEGCSNTVISQISMDSRNQSQKLHSENQQPEMD